Proteins from a single region of Chryseobacterium sp. W4I1:
- a CDS encoding CopD family protein — MLYTIIKALHIIFMVSYFAGIFYLVRIFVYYKDTDEFAEEKKKILREQYTFMARRLWNIITVPAGIIMAVCGIVMIFLNTGLMKMPWFHLKLTFLIGLAIYHYWCWKKVLKLKELNGETIETPNIKLRQANEIATFILFLVVFTVILKSSVIEYWWQLITGFFVLVFLIMMTVKLVNKNKKNK; from the coding sequence ATGCTTTATACAATAATCAAAGCGCTGCATATCATTTTTATGGTAAGCTATTTTGCGGGAATTTTCTATCTCGTAAGAATTTTCGTCTACTATAAAGATACAGACGAATTTGCTGAAGAAAAAAAGAAAATCCTTAGAGAACAGTACACATTCATGGCCAGAAGACTATGGAATATTATCACTGTTCCGGCCGGTATAATCATGGCAGTCTGTGGAATTGTCATGATATTTCTGAATACAGGGCTGATGAAAATGCCGTGGTTTCATTTGAAACTGACTTTTCTGATCGGGCTTGCCATTTATCATTATTGGTGCTGGAAAAAAGTCCTGAAACTCAAAGAACTGAACGGAGAAACTATAGAAACACCTAATATTAAACTGAGACAAGCCAATGAGATCGCTACCTTCATTCTGTTCCTTGTGGTGTTTACTGTGATCCTGAAATCTTCAGTGATTGAATATTGGTGGCAATTAATCACCGGATTTTTCGTTCTTGTATTTCTGATCATGATGACGGTGAAACTCGTTAATAAAAATAAAAAAAACAAATAA
- a CDS encoding cupin-like domain-containing protein: MRLTPIEKVKKISSESFINNHMKPGFPVVMEDFVDPESPAFKKWNYAYFKEIAGDHEINIYGSELESLDKVASSPVGQTSFSEYLDMISTAPTENRLFLFNLLNIRPELKNDIHYNDVTNGKILKWLPFMFFGGEGSITRNHIDIDMSHVFITQFQGIKRIWLFPWKQSDLMYKLPYNFHSLPNIKDPDYREFPALLYLDGYEAVLKPGETLYIPSGWWHYIQYETEGYSVSVRALPSSLLEKWRGFKNMVVTRNFDNIMRKIFKEKWFRYKVKTARKRAAIAVKKHKSFLI, translated from the coding sequence ATGAGACTGACCCCAATAGAAAAAGTAAAGAAAATAAGTTCCGAAAGTTTTATAAATAATCATATGAAGCCCGGTTTTCCTGTTGTTATGGAAGATTTTGTAGATCCTGAAAGTCCAGCCTTTAAGAAATGGAATTATGCATACTTCAAGGAAATTGCAGGAGATCATGAGATTAATATTTATGGAAGTGAACTTGAATCTCTGGACAAAGTGGCCAGCAGCCCTGTCGGACAGACCTCTTTTTCAGAATATCTGGATATGATAAGTACAGCACCTACAGAAAACAGACTTTTTTTATTCAACTTGCTCAACATCAGGCCTGAACTCAAAAACGATATTCATTATAATGATGTTACGAACGGAAAAATATTAAAATGGCTGCCTTTTATGTTCTTCGGAGGTGAAGGATCTATTACCAGAAATCACATTGATATTGACATGTCCCATGTTTTTATTACTCAGTTTCAAGGAATTAAAAGAATCTGGCTTTTTCCATGGAAACAATCTGACCTGATGTATAAGCTACCTTACAATTTTCACAGCTTACCGAACATCAAAGATCCTGATTACAGAGAATTTCCAGCCTTGCTTTATTTAGATGGCTACGAAGCGGTTTTAAAACCCGGTGAAACCCTTTATATTCCGTCCGGATGGTGGCATTACATTCAATATGAAACCGAAGGGTATTCTGTTTCTGTAAGAGCTCTTCCTTCAAGCCTTCTCGAAAAATGGAGGGGTTTTAAAAATATGGTAGTTACCCGGAATTTTGACAATATCATGCGGAAAATCTTCAAAGAAAAATGGTTCAGATATAAAGTGAAAACTGCCAGAAAAAGGGCTGCTATCGCTGTCAAAAAACACAAAAGCTTTCTGATCTGA
- the kbl gene encoding glycine C-acetyltransferase, translating to MISEKYLQHLQNELQNIENDGLFKKERIITSQQSAEIEANGKKLLNFCANNYLGLSNNPEVMKASQDMIESHGYGMSSVRFICGTQDIHKQLEKKIADFLGLEDTILYAACFDANGGVFEPLFTEEDAIISDELNHASIIDGVRLCKSARYRYKNNNMADLEAQLIAASEKDHRFKIIVTDGVFSMDGIVADLKGVCDLADKYNALVMVDDSHATGFIGKTGRGTHEANEVMGRVDIITSTLGKALGGALGGFTSGKKEIIDMLRQRSRPYLFSNSLAPGIVGAALKVLDMISEDTSLRDQVMENAEYFRKEMVARGFDIPEGDAAIVPVMLYDAPLAQKMAEKLMDEGIYVIGFFYPVVPKGKARIRVQLSAAHTKEHLDKAIAGFEKVGKELGVIS from the coding sequence ATGATCTCTGAAAAATATCTTCAACATTTACAGAACGAACTGCAAAACATTGAAAATGACGGTCTTTTCAAAAAAGAAAGAATCATCACTTCGCAGCAGAGTGCTGAAATTGAAGCCAACGGAAAGAAACTTCTGAACTTCTGTGCAAACAATTATCTAGGTTTATCCAACAATCCGGAGGTGATGAAAGCTTCCCAGGACATGATAGAATCTCATGGTTACGGTATGTCTTCGGTACGTTTCATCTGTGGTACACAGGATATTCACAAGCAGTTGGAGAAAAAGATTGCAGATTTCTTAGGTCTTGAGGACACTATTTTATATGCGGCATGTTTTGATGCGAACGGAGGTGTTTTTGAGCCTTTATTTACTGAAGAAGATGCAATTATTTCAGATGAACTGAACCATGCTTCCATTATTGATGGTGTACGTTTGTGTAAATCGGCAAGATACCGTTACAAAAACAATAATATGGCTGATCTGGAAGCTCAGCTAATTGCTGCTTCTGAAAAGGATCACCGTTTCAAAATCATCGTTACAGACGGGGTTTTCTCTATGGATGGTATTGTAGCAGACCTGAAAGGGGTATGTGATCTTGCAGACAAATACAATGCTTTGGTTATGGTAGATGATTCCCATGCTACAGGTTTTATTGGTAAAACAGGCCGTGGAACTCATGAGGCTAATGAAGTAATGGGTAGAGTGGATATCATTACTTCTACATTAGGAAAAGCTTTAGGGGGTGCTTTAGGAGGGTTTACTTCCGGTAAAAAAGAGATCATTGATATGCTGAGACAGCGTTCACGTCCTTATTTATTCTCCAATTCATTGGCACCTGGTATTGTTGGGGCTGCCTTGAAAGTTTTGGATATGATTTCTGAAGATACTTCACTTCGTGATCAGGTAATGGAAAACGCTGAATATTTCAGAAAAGAAATGGTGGCTAGAGGATTTGATATTCCTGAGGGCGATGCTGCGATTGTCCCGGTTATGTTGTATGATGCACCTCTTGCTCAGAAAATGGCTGAAAAGCTTATGGATGAAGGTATTTACGTGATCGGATTCTTCTATCCGGTAGTACCGAAAGGAAAAGCAAGGATCAGAGTACAACTTTCTGCAGCCCATACAAAAGAACATCTTGATAAAGCGATTGCCGGTTTTGAGAAAGTGGGCAAGGAGCTTGGTGTTATTTCTTAA